A genomic segment from Paramixta manurensis encodes:
- a CDS encoding type I restriction endonuclease subunit R, which translates to MNSVGQRERMTQKRVIQLFTDHLGYHYLGNWHKREDNRNIEPSLVSAWLTKRGVSEVLIARALRQLDRAASLGEGRILYDANKEVYRLLRYGVKDKEGAGEQNQTVWLVDWKNPEANDFAIAEEVTYNGENKKRPDLVLYVNGIALGVIELKRSTVSVSEGIRQNLDNQQKAFIRNFFTTIQLVMAGNDLEGLRYGVIETPEKYYLQWKEAAESPHAYMLDRHLAQICNKQRLLELIHDFIVFDAGVKKTCRHNQYFGVTATKPFIQRNEGGIIWHTQGSGKSLTMVWLAKWIRENITDSRVLIITDRTELDEQIEKVFNGVEEEILRTRSGADLVTRLNQTKPWLICSLVHKFGRQEEDDKDADTDDFIEQIKRNIPADFSPKGKLFVFVDECHRTQSGKLHAAMTSILPDAQFIGFTGTPLMKKDKKKSVEVFGPYIHTYKFDEAVNDGVVLDLRYEARDIDQRVKSQKKVDQWFDAKTSKLARLGQQQLKQKWASMQKLLSSRTRLEQIVADILLDFEQKPRLADGRGNAMLVCSSVYQACKCYEMFSDAGFAGKCAIVTSYQPNASEIKGEESGEGLTEKLAKYNIYRKMLAEYFEQPEAEAAKRVSDFEKEVKQRFIKEPGQMRLLIVVDKLLTGFDAPSATYLYIDKKMADHNLFQAICRVNRLDGEDKEYGYIVDYKDLFRSLEKTVQDYTAEAFDGYDKEDVAGLLKDRLQQAKIDLDGALDAVRTLCEPVKMPRNQLDYQHYFCGESGASIEQLSEKEALRLTLYQSVAKLIRAFTNLAGELTDAGYSEQQANQIRIDVEFYTKVRDEIKIASGDFVDMKQFEPGMRQMLDLWVDADPSETLMDFEELGLLELIIERGEEALDGLPADMRGNQEAMAEAIENNVRRTIVDENPVNPKYYEKMSVLLDELIALRRQQAISYQEYLEHVRELAKQVKHPQSGSKSTYPASIDTLAKKALFDNLGQDEVLVTKIDAAVRHTKKADWYGDRFKEREISFAIAEEIKGYSVTVADVMALVKAQKEYR; encoded by the coding sequence ATGAACAGTGTTGGTCAACGTGAACGCATGACACAAAAACGTGTTATCCAGTTATTCACCGATCATCTCGGTTATCACTATCTTGGTAACTGGCACAAAAGAGAAGACAACCGGAACATCGAACCAAGCTTAGTTTCTGCCTGGCTAACAAAGCGCGGCGTTTCAGAAGTCCTAATCGCCCGAGCATTACGGCAACTGGATCGAGCCGCAAGCCTCGGTGAAGGCCGTATCCTCTATGATGCAAACAAAGAGGTGTATCGCCTGCTACGCTACGGAGTGAAGGATAAAGAAGGTGCTGGTGAGCAGAATCAAACCGTGTGGTTGGTGGACTGGAAAAATCCAGAAGCCAATGATTTTGCGATAGCTGAAGAAGTGACCTACAACGGTGAAAATAAAAAGCGCCCGGATTTGGTGCTGTATGTTAATGGTATTGCGCTTGGTGTCATTGAGCTAAAACGTTCTACAGTGTCAGTTTCAGAGGGCATCCGCCAAAACCTCGATAATCAGCAAAAAGCCTTCATCCGCAACTTCTTCACTACCATCCAACTGGTGATGGCCGGTAATGATTTAGAAGGGCTTCGCTATGGTGTAATCGAAACGCCGGAGAAATATTACCTTCAATGGAAAGAAGCCGCGGAATCACCTCACGCCTACATGCTTGATCGTCACCTGGCTCAGATATGTAATAAACAGCGCCTGCTGGAATTGATCCACGACTTTATCGTTTTCGATGCTGGAGTGAAAAAAACCTGCCGTCATAACCAATATTTTGGCGTCACTGCAACAAAACCGTTTATTCAACGCAATGAAGGCGGGATTATCTGGCATACCCAGGGCAGCGGTAAAAGCCTGACAATGGTTTGGCTGGCAAAGTGGATCAGAGAAAATATTACCGATAGCCGAGTTTTAATCATTACCGACCGTACAGAACTTGATGAACAGATCGAGAAAGTGTTTAACGGTGTGGAAGAAGAGATCCTTCGCACTCGGAGCGGTGCGGACCTGGTGACTCGCCTGAATCAAACCAAGCCCTGGCTTATATGCTCGTTAGTGCATAAGTTTGGTCGTCAGGAGGAGGATGACAAAGACGCTGACACGGACGATTTTATCGAACAAATAAAACGAAATATCCCTGCCGATTTTAGCCCTAAGGGAAAATTATTCGTGTTTGTGGATGAGTGCCACCGAACCCAATCCGGCAAATTGCATGCGGCAATGACAAGCATTTTGCCAGATGCACAATTTATCGGTTTCACCGGTACCCCGCTGATGAAGAAAGATAAAAAGAAGTCAGTGGAGGTCTTCGGGCCTTATATCCACACTTATAAATTTGATGAAGCAGTCAATGATGGGGTTGTACTGGACCTGCGCTACGAAGCTCGTGACATTGATCAGCGGGTCAAATCTCAGAAAAAAGTCGACCAGTGGTTTGATGCTAAGACATCTAAACTTGCTCGCCTTGGCCAACAGCAACTCAAGCAGAAATGGGCTTCGATGCAGAAGCTGTTGTCGAGCCGCACGCGGCTGGAACAGATTGTGGCTGACATCCTTCTCGATTTTGAACAAAAACCACGGCTCGCCGACGGCCGAGGTAACGCCATGCTGGTCTGTTCCAGCGTCTATCAGGCCTGCAAATGCTATGAGATGTTTAGTGACGCAGGTTTTGCCGGTAAATGTGCGATTGTGACGAGCTACCAGCCAAATGCCAGTGAGATTAAAGGCGAAGAGAGCGGTGAAGGACTGACTGAGAAACTAGCCAAGTACAACATCTACCGCAAAATGCTTGCGGAATATTTTGAACAACCTGAGGCTGAAGCAGCCAAACGTGTTAGTGATTTCGAAAAAGAGGTCAAACAACGCTTCATCAAAGAACCGGGCCAGATGCGCCTTCTAATAGTCGTTGATAAGTTATTGACTGGCTTTGATGCCCCGTCAGCCACTTACCTCTATATCGACAAGAAAATGGCCGACCACAACCTTTTCCAGGCGATATGTCGCGTTAACCGGTTGGATGGTGAGGATAAAGAATACGGCTATATTGTCGACTATAAAGACCTTTTCCGCTCATTGGAAAAAACCGTTCAGGACTACACCGCAGAAGCCTTTGACGGCTACGACAAAGAAGATGTAGCCGGGTTACTGAAAGATCGTTTGCAACAAGCCAAAATCGATCTTGATGGTGCTCTGGATGCCGTTCGCACCCTTTGCGAACCAGTAAAAATGCCACGCAATCAACTTGATTATCAGCATTATTTTTGTGGGGAATCAGGGGCGTCGATAGAGCAGTTATCTGAGAAAGAAGCTTTACGTCTAACATTGTATCAATCCGTGGCGAAGCTTATCCGTGCTTTTACCAATCTGGCAGGTGAGCTAACAGATGCTGGTTATAGCGAGCAGCAGGCAAATCAAATCCGCATTGATGTTGAGTTTTATACAAAAGTCCGCGACGAAATAAAAATAGCCAGTGGCGATTTCGTGGACATGAAGCAGTTCGAGCCAGGTATGCGGCAGATGCTGGATCTTTGGGTAGATGCCGATCCTAGTGAAACCCTTATGGATTTTGAGGAACTAGGGCTGCTTGAGTTGATTATTGAACGCGGAGAAGAAGCACTGGATGGACTTCCAGCCGACATGCGTGGCAACCAGGAGGCGATGGCTGAAGCGATTGAAAATAACGTTCGCAGAACCATTGTTGATGAAAACCCAGTAAACCCGAAATACTACGAAAAAATGTCGGTGTTGCTTGATGAACTGATCGCACTTCGTCGTCAACAAGCGATCTCCTATCAGGAGTATCTGGAGCACGTACGTGAACTGGCGAAGCAGGTTAAACATCCGCAGTCAGGTAGTAAAAGTACTTATCCAGCAAGTATTGATACCCTCGCCAAGAAAGCGTTGTTTGACAACCTCGGGCAGGATGAAGTCTTGGTGACAAAGATAGATGCTGCAGTCCGTCATACCAAAAAGGCCGACTGGTATGGGGATCGTTTTAAAGAACGCGAGATTAGTTTCGCTATCGCGGAAGAGATCAAAGGTTATTCTGTGACGGTCGCCGATGTAATGGCCCTAGTGAAGGCACAGAAGGAGTATCGCTGA
- a CDS encoding DUF262 domain-containing protein: MSDAKVTSFTVRSLLGDVSRYLIPMYQRNYAWGEGEITQLVQDILDYQQKSLHSLYPQTYYIGTLVVFTRPDGDAEIIDGQQRFTTLSLLANWLKKHAGSTLDMSWYQGINLGFESRPKSGETFARLWQGVEPHKLRSKEFNEGLIKGYELIGKVLRDLKLVGESLTHFCTYLLDHVQIARIEVPADTDLNHFFEVMNNRGEQLEKHEVVKARLMAVLNEITDQQARQSSLNTLSRVWDACSNMERYVQYGFTPAERHQLFGQENWGQFVPADFNSLAGMLIPSTSELGTRENQTNRTLADIIKSSSTLSGDRGEEDEGSSERFNSVINFSNFLLHVLRVCSQTEKDRVDVPLDDKQLIDQFELRLLKQNDPVKAVQDFVFALLKCKYLFDQFVIKREFAKGSDSWSLKRLRWYSEKSSSYTNTFNEDDGSYVDINRQILMLLSAFHVSTPTLVYKHWLNAALYYLFNAHSAENQIDARKYLGYLEHLASAFVFQNFLAEQEPKSYFEIIYGKEAPLHPVELSDKTQKKMRFGMIANNLVFNYLDYLLWCRDRNKAEVVKRFEFTFRSSLEHFYPQHPMDGFRTLPDTSLHSFGNLSLISHSKNSRLSNFQPKQKQEYFEASLERNEIDSLKLLAMMELMKKNNQWGEEEIATHEAEMLAVLTSGSDSVFREVL; this comes from the coding sequence ATGAGTGATGCAAAGGTAACATCCTTTACTGTCAGATCATTGCTGGGTGATGTATCTCGTTATCTTATCCCCATGTACCAGCGTAACTATGCCTGGGGAGAAGGTGAGATCACTCAACTTGTGCAGGACATACTCGACTACCAGCAAAAAAGCCTGCATAGCCTATACCCTCAAACTTACTACATCGGTACGTTAGTCGTATTCACTCGTCCTGATGGGGACGCAGAGATAATCGACGGGCAGCAACGTTTCACTACCCTATCCCTTCTTGCTAACTGGTTAAAAAAACATGCGGGATCCACGCTGGATATGAGCTGGTACCAAGGGATTAACTTAGGGTTTGAGAGCAGACCTAAGTCTGGCGAAACCTTTGCTCGGCTCTGGCAAGGCGTCGAACCACATAAACTGCGGAGCAAGGAATTTAATGAAGGGCTGATCAAAGGCTACGAACTTATTGGCAAGGTTCTACGCGACTTGAAATTAGTTGGTGAGTCATTAACTCATTTTTGTACCTATCTGCTAGACCATGTACAAATTGCCCGAATAGAAGTGCCTGCTGATACCGACCTCAATCATTTTTTTGAGGTGATGAACAACCGAGGCGAGCAACTTGAAAAACATGAAGTGGTGAAAGCGCGACTGATGGCTGTGCTAAACGAGATAACGGACCAGCAAGCTCGGCAGAGCAGCCTGAACACCCTCTCACGAGTTTGGGATGCTTGCTCCAACATGGAACGTTATGTCCAGTACGGTTTTACACCAGCCGAACGTCATCAATTATTTGGGCAGGAAAATTGGGGGCAATTTGTGCCTGCTGATTTTAATTCTCTAGCTGGCATGCTTATCCCATCGACTTCGGAGCTTGGCACAAGAGAAAACCAAACAAACCGCACACTGGCTGACATTATCAAATCATCTTCAACCTTAAGTGGTGATAGAGGTGAAGAAGATGAAGGTAGCTCAGAGCGTTTTAATAGTGTTATCAATTTCTCCAATTTCCTGCTACATGTGTTGCGTGTCTGTAGCCAAACTGAAAAGGACAGAGTGGATGTTCCGCTAGATGACAAACAATTAATCGACCAGTTCGAACTTCGACTGTTAAAGCAGAATGACCCGGTTAAAGCGGTACAGGATTTCGTCTTTGCACTTCTCAAATGCAAATACCTTTTTGATCAGTTCGTGATAAAACGAGAGTTCGCGAAAGGTAGCGATAGCTGGAGTTTGAAGCGCCTGCGTTGGTATTCGGAAAAGAGCAGCAGCTATACCAATACGTTTAATGAAGATGATGGTAGCTATGTAGACATCAACCGACAGATTCTGATGCTGCTTTCCGCATTCCACGTTTCAACCCCTACTCTGGTTTATAAACACTGGTTGAATGCGGCTTTGTACTATCTGTTTAATGCCCATTCCGCTGAAAACCAGATAGATGCAAGGAAGTACCTCGGTTATCTGGAGCATCTCGCCTCCGCGTTTGTCTTTCAAAACTTCCTGGCAGAACAAGAACCAAAATCATATTTTGAGATTATCTACGGTAAAGAAGCACCTCTCCATCCTGTGGAACTGTCGGACAAGACTCAGAAGAAAATGCGCTTTGGTATGATAGCAAACAACTTGGTATTCAATTACCTGGACTACTTACTGTGGTGTCGTGACAGAAATAAAGCTGAGGTAGTGAAACGTTTTGAATTTACCTTCCGAAGTTCATTAGAGCATTTCTACCCTCAGCACCCCATGGATGGCTTTAGGACATTACCAGATACATCGTTGCATTCCTTCGGCAACCTTAGCCTGATTAGCCACAGCAAGAATTCGCGACTTAGTAATTTCCAGCCAAAACAAAAGCAAGAGTACTTCGAAGCGAGCCTTGAACGTAATGAAATTGATAGTCTGAAACTGCTCGCCATGATGGAGCTGATGAAGAAGAACAATCAGTGGGGGGAAGAAGAAATCGCCACTCACGAAGCGGAAATGCTGGCAGTGTTAACCAGTGGTAGTGATAGCGTATTTAGGGAGGTGTTATGA
- a CDS encoding DUF262 domain-containing protein, translated as MKHTLDKTVLSVKGLLSLTDVTIPAYQRPYKWTVKNISELFADIDSHLDKSAYRLGSVVFHHTESDEENMLDIVDGQQRTLTLILSIWAIIETRLAKLERQDLQEALTQLKPSVEGFMGRQRFASQISEYNLYQNYQELKRRVSHREFSEQHIDFLLNRCQLVVFVLTDLSEAFQFFDSQNARGRDLDPHDLLKAFHLREFASHEVELKAASVAHWEGLPSDDLANLFAAYLYRVRQWSQGNSARFFGKDEVGLFKGINLDQIGQYPYVESLRIAHHFVDDYNNQYQRKIDGQKMRFPFHLDQMVINGRRFFEMAEHYQQQVSAIISSEHASTHTQKPLMIQGIVLGEMATKILRTLNSYRNRYRTGDQYIRTMFDCALIFYIDKFGGQSLSAAIEKSFIWAYRCRIRQQVVQLATMDKYVLENNLFRVIKEARVPGDVLSIPLLTIRASENNNNRRTGNHEQDELVRLFKEMNYYE; from the coding sequence ATGAAACATACCCTTGATAAGACAGTTCTGTCGGTCAAGGGTCTATTAAGCCTGACTGACGTAACCATTCCAGCCTATCAGCGTCCTTATAAATGGACGGTGAAAAATATCAGCGAACTGTTTGCGGATATTGATAGCCATCTTGATAAATCGGCTTACCGGTTGGGCTCAGTAGTGTTTCATCACACTGAGAGCGATGAAGAAAACATGCTCGATATCGTCGATGGCCAGCAACGAACGTTGACATTAATACTATCTATATGGGCCATTATCGAAACCCGACTTGCTAAATTGGAACGTCAGGATTTGCAAGAAGCGCTAACCCAGCTAAAGCCCTCCGTTGAAGGTTTTATGGGACGGCAACGCTTTGCCAGTCAGATATCGGAATACAATCTGTACCAGAATTATCAGGAGCTAAAACGTAGGGTTAGCCATCGAGAATTCAGCGAGCAACATATTGATTTTCTCCTCAACCGCTGCCAGTTGGTGGTCTTTGTGCTGACTGACCTGTCTGAAGCCTTTCAGTTCTTCGACTCACAAAATGCCCGAGGGCGGGATCTGGATCCACACGATCTGCTTAAAGCCTTCCATCTACGTGAATTCGCCAGCCATGAGGTAGAACTGAAAGCTGCTTCCGTTGCCCATTGGGAAGGATTACCCAGCGATGACCTGGCTAATCTTTTCGCAGCCTATCTCTACAGAGTACGTCAGTGGTCGCAGGGAAATTCAGCTCGTTTCTTTGGTAAGGATGAAGTCGGTCTATTCAAAGGGATCAACCTTGATCAGATTGGTCAGTACCCTTATGTGGAATCTTTGCGCATAGCTCACCATTTTGTAGATGACTATAACAATCAGTATCAGCGCAAGATTGATGGCCAGAAAATGCGTTTCCCTTTCCATCTGGATCAAATGGTTATCAATGGAAGACGTTTTTTCGAAATGGCAGAACACTACCAGCAACAGGTATCGGCAATTATCTCCAGTGAGCATGCCAGCACTCATACTCAAAAGCCGTTAATGATTCAGGGCATAGTCCTTGGTGAAATGGCAACTAAGATACTAAGAACGTTAAATAGCTATCGAAATCGCTATCGAACAGGGGATCAATATATACGCACTATGTTTGATTGTGCTCTGATCTTTTATATCGACAAATTTGGTGGGCAGTCGTTATCTGCAGCGATTGAAAAAAGCTTTATCTGGGCCTACAGATGCCGAATCCGACAGCAGGTGGTACAGCTAGCAACTATGGATAAGTACGTGCTGGAAAATAATCTGTTCCGGGTAATCAAAGAAGCCAGAGTACCTGGTGATGTGCTATCTATACCATTACTCACAATTCGGGCTTCAGAAAATAATAATAACCGCCGTACCGGTAACCATGAGCAAGACGAGCTGGTGAGGCTGTTCAAGGAGATGAACTACTATGAGTGA
- a CDS encoding restriction endonuclease subunit S: MMSKVVKMQDRKTIPTGYKQTEVGIIPEDWGVDSIGHLLSITTGKKNTQDKVDDGTYPFFVRSQTIEKINSYSFDGEGVLTAGDGVGTGKIFHYLKGKFDFHQRVYLMYNFKETLDGYFFYIIFSNYFYDRIMSMTAKSSVDSVRREMIADMKITLPPKNEQTAIALVISDTDALINALERLLEKKQAIKTATMQQLLTGRIRLTQFAKHPDGTIKGYKFSDLGHIPEDWEEREIGQFAPLQRGFDLPASKRSEGLYPVVYSNGIVNTHNHFQVKGPGVVTGRSGTLGKVHHIECDFWPHNTSLWVTKFIKSDSKFVYYIFKYIGFERFASGSGVPTLNRNDAHSFKVAIPSSLKEQTAIATVLSDMDAELVTLEKKLAKVRDIKQGMMQQLLTGRIRLSLDHQP, translated from the coding sequence ATGATGAGTAAAGTAGTAAAAATGCAGGATAGAAAGACCATTCCAACTGGTTATAAGCAGACCGAGGTCGGTATTATTCCTGAAGATTGGGGGGTTGATTCAATAGGTCATTTGTTATCAATCACAACCGGAAAGAAAAATACACAAGATAAGGTGGATGATGGTACATATCCATTTTTCGTCCGCTCTCAGACTATAGAAAAAATAAATTCTTACTCATTTGATGGGGAGGGAGTTTTAACTGCAGGTGATGGAGTCGGAACAGGTAAAATATTTCACTATTTAAAGGGAAAGTTTGATTTCCATCAGCGCGTCTATTTAATGTACAATTTTAAAGAAACACTTGACGGCTACTTCTTTTATATAATTTTTAGCAATTACTTTTACGACAGAATAATGTCGATGACTGCAAAATCATCAGTAGACTCTGTCCGTAGAGAAATGATTGCTGATATGAAAATAACATTACCACCCAAGAATGAACAAACGGCTATCGCCCTTGTAATCTCCGATACCGATGCTCTGATAAATGCACTTGAACGATTACTCGAAAAAAAACAAGCTATCAAAACTGCTACAATGCAGCAACTGCTAACTGGTCGTATTCGCTTAACACAATTTGCTAAACATCCTGATGGAACTATCAAAGGATATAAATTTAGTGATCTAGGGCATATCCCGGAGGATTGGGAAGAGCGCGAAATAGGTCAGTTTGCCCCATTGCAAAGAGGTTTTGATTTACCGGCCAGTAAAAGAAGTGAAGGATTATATCCAGTAGTATATTCAAACGGCATAGTTAACACTCATAATCATTTCCAAGTTAAAGGTCCAGGTGTGGTTACAGGTAGATCCGGGACGTTGGGCAAAGTTCACCACATAGAGTGCGATTTTTGGCCTCATAATACATCGCTTTGGGTTACAAAATTCATTAAATCAGACTCAAAGTTTGTCTACTATATTTTTAAATATATCGGTTTTGAACGCTTTGCAAGTGGTTCCGGGGTACCAACCTTAAATCGAAATGATGCCCATAGTTTTAAAGTGGCTATTCCCTCGTCATTAAAAGAACAAACCGCCATAGCCACCGTCCTCTCAGATATGGACGCTGAACTCGTTACATTAGAAAAAAAACTAGCCAAGGTCCGCGATATAAAACAAGGAATGATGCAACAGCTGCTGACCGGACGCATCCGTTTATCATTGGATCACCAGCCATGA
- a CDS encoding type I restriction-modification system subunit M: MAIKKNELYSSLWASCDELRGGMDASQYKDYVLTLLFMKYVSDKAKGNPYAMIEVPEGASFDDMVALKGNKEIGEKINITIRLLAEANDLKGVIDIADFNDEDKLGKGKEMIDRLSKLVAIFEGLDLSANRVEGDDLLGDAYEYLMRHFATESGKSKGQFYTPAEVSRILAKVIGISKQTPQDAIVYDPTCGSGSLLLKASDEAGSKGLTIYGQEMDYATSALARMNMILHDNATAKIWKGNTLADPHWKDGNDNLRTFDFAVANPPFSNKNWTSGLDAANDPFDRFVWGIPPEKNGDYAFLLHIIKSLKSTGKGAVILPHGVLFRGNAEARIRENLLKQGYIKGIIGLPANLFYGTGIPACIIVVDKEGAPARAFNANGESQQGIFMIDASKGFIKDGNKNRLRAQDIHKIVDAFNREQEIPRFSRMVPLSEIAANDFNLNIPRYIDSSDPEDLHDLSGHLAGGIPDRDIDALSAYWKIFPTLRQDLFEPARPGYSNARVEASEVKTTILAHPEFAAFRAGALIPFEKWFAGCQLEEIARGDSPKQLIEEIGERLLAAYASEATTDTPLLENYAIYQLLMDYWMDVMQDDVYVLSQDGWQAGKVLRELVAEKGEKLKETPDLVIGKTKYKAELLPPALLVARYFATEQQQLEQLQMAYDEAVQALESFLEENSGENGLLADAMNDKEKVTTASVKARLKVATDKEEKAALKTAQILFDTETRAKKAHKDAQEKMDFKVFSYYPKLNDNDIKILLVRDKWQASLAGALETEIEHVTQRLANRIKELEERYSSALPDLTQNVSALESKVAAHLKAMGLEWE, from the coding sequence ATGGCTATCAAGAAGAACGAACTTTACTCCTCCCTTTGGGCGAGCTGCGACGAGTTGCGTGGCGGAATGGATGCTTCACAGTACAAAGACTATGTGTTGACCCTACTGTTTATGAAGTACGTCTCTGACAAAGCTAAGGGCAACCCTTACGCGATGATTGAAGTGCCGGAAGGTGCAAGTTTCGACGATATGGTTGCCCTCAAGGGCAACAAAGAAATTGGCGAGAAAATTAACATAACCATCAGATTACTCGCTGAAGCTAACGACCTGAAAGGTGTTATAGACATCGCTGACTTCAATGATGAGGACAAGCTGGGTAAAGGCAAGGAGATGATCGACCGCCTTTCCAAGCTGGTGGCGATATTTGAAGGGTTGGATCTCTCTGCCAACCGCGTTGAAGGAGACGATCTATTGGGCGATGCCTACGAATATTTGATGCGTCATTTTGCTACAGAGTCAGGTAAATCCAAGGGGCAATTTTACACCCCAGCAGAGGTGTCACGCATTCTGGCGAAAGTGATTGGCATTAGCAAACAGACACCACAGGACGCTATCGTTTATGACCCTACCTGTGGTTCAGGCTCACTGTTGTTGAAAGCCAGTGACGAAGCAGGTTCCAAGGGGCTAACCATTTATGGCCAAGAGATGGATTATGCAACCAGCGCACTAGCACGCATGAACATGATCCTTCATGACAACGCTACCGCTAAAATCTGGAAAGGTAACACCCTGGCAGATCCACACTGGAAAGATGGCAACGATAATCTGAGAACCTTCGACTTTGCTGTAGCCAACCCCCCTTTTTCCAACAAAAACTGGACGAGCGGACTGGATGCTGCGAACGATCCTTTTGACCGTTTTGTCTGGGGTATCCCGCCAGAAAAGAATGGCGATTATGCTTTCCTGTTGCACATTATCAAAAGCCTTAAGAGCACCGGCAAAGGTGCTGTGATCTTACCTCACGGCGTTCTGTTCCGGGGCAATGCCGAAGCGCGTATTCGTGAAAATCTGCTCAAGCAGGGTTATATCAAAGGCATCATTGGCCTGCCCGCTAACTTATTCTACGGCACGGGCATCCCGGCATGCATCATCGTCGTCGATAAAGAAGGCGCACCAGCCAGAGCGTTCAATGCTAATGGCGAGAGTCAACAAGGCATCTTCATGATCGATGCCAGTAAGGGCTTTATTAAGGACGGCAATAAAAATCGCCTACGCGCCCAGGACATCCATAAGATTGTCGATGCATTTAATCGTGAACAGGAAATTCCCCGCTTCAGTCGCATGGTACCGCTGTCAGAAATCGCGGCCAACGACTTCAACCTCAATATCCCTCGCTATATCGACAGCAGCGATCCGGAAGATCTACATGACCTTTCTGGCCATTTGGCTGGTGGCATTCCCGATCGCGACATTGATGCTCTCAGTGCTTATTGGAAAATTTTCCCAACTTTACGTCAGGATCTGTTCGAACCTGCCCGGCCTGGATACAGCAATGCTCGAGTCGAAGCAAGTGAAGTAAAGACCACTATCCTGGCACACCCGGAATTTGCCGCTTTCAGAGCTGGAGCACTGATCCCCTTCGAAAAGTGGTTTGCAGGTTGTCAGCTTGAAGAAATTGCTCGTGGTGACTCCCCGAAACAGCTAATTGAAGAAATTGGCGAGCGACTGCTCGCTGCTTATGCTTCAGAAGCCACGACAGATACTCCTCTGCTCGAGAACTATGCAATCTATCAGTTACTAATGGACTACTGGATGGATGTGATGCAGGACGACGTTTATGTCCTTAGTCAGGATGGCTGGCAGGCAGGAAAAGTATTACGTGAGCTGGTTGCGGAAAAAGGTGAAAAACTCAAAGAAACGCCGGATCTGGTCATTGGTAAGACGAAGTATAAGGCTGAACTGTTGCCGCCTGCCCTTTTAGTGGCTCGCTATTTTGCTACCGAGCAACAACAGCTTGAGCAACTGCAGATGGCTTATGACGAAGCAGTGCAAGCACTGGAAAGTTTCCTTGAAGAAAACAGCGGTGAAAATGGGCTACTTGCTGATGCGATGAACGACAAAGAAAAAGTAACAACTGCTAGTGTTAAGGCTCGCCTTAAAGTCGCAACTGATAAAGAAGAAAAGGCAGCCCTGAAAACCGCTCAGATATTGTTTGATACCGAAACCCGAGCAAAAAAAGCGCATAAAGATGCGCAAGAAAAAATGGATTTTAAGGTGTTTAGTTATTATCCAAAACTAAATGATAACGACATTAAAATTCTGCTTGTACGCGATAAATGGCAGGCTAGTCTTGCTGGTGCTTTAGAAACGGAGATTGAGCATGTCACGCAGCGATTGGCAAATCGTATAAAAGAACTGGAGGAGAGGTATAGCTCAGCTTTGCCGGATCTTACGCAAAACGTTTCTGCGCTGGAGTCAAAAGTTGCTGCTCATCTGAAAGCGATGGGGCTGGAGTGGGAATGA